The Arabidopsis thaliana chromosome 5, partial sequence genomic interval CTTAGTTAATAGCTCAATCAGATTATTGAACTATCGAAATTTCGGTTTGGTGTTGGTTAGCAGCTTGATTAGAAATCCCCATCCTTATATAAAGGACCACATGAGTATTATAAAGAGAATGCAAGGTAAGGATGCTTAAATTGGATGTGTCTATCTCTTTTGGAAGTTGATAGTAAAAAGTAGCTTTTGGAAGTTGATAGTAAAAAAGTAGCTTTTGGAAGTGATAGTAAAAAGCATTTCTATGTGTTTTTGCTTTGCCTCTTTGTGGAAGCTTCAAACATTCAATCCACAATGTTTTGTAGTTGCCGTCTTGAGTTATCTCCtccaattaaaatataatgtcataccaaaagaggaaagagatTGTTATTTGtatatcataaattcataatacttagaaagtttgttttttctttataatcaattagaaattattttaagtAATATCATATCCATAATAAGTATATGttatgttaatatttttatattgtttgtaTAATATAGATTCTTAGGATTTAGCATACGATTAGAttttatgggttttgtttGTACAGTTATTGCTAGCTTTTTAGTGAGCACGAGTAGGCGGGCTCGCCCGCTAGAGTCAAATTTATCTCAATTTTTCATTGTGTCGGGTTTGGCTTCTTCTTGTAGACTTTTCAAAAGTCACTTTTGAATGTAGGGTGACGTTCCTATAAGGTAAATAACATGGTGACGTTCTTAAGGCAAACAATATGGTCAAGATGGTcttcgagaaaaaaaaaaatgaggatTGTACTTGATAAAAATTTTACGATCAAATAGGGATTTAGTTTAACTTGGATCTAAATTATAAAGGTGATTTGGTGTTTAGATGAACTTAAAATGTGGTTTCATAGATATATAGATGAAGTCTTCTTCTGAAGAAACTAGAGGTCTCCAAGAGGTGATAGGGTTGGGAGGATTGGATTTCTAACCAGAAGTTTTGatgaaatcaacaaaagagaagTGGTATCTTGAAATAAGATCATAGAACCTTTTAGTGCATAACtttctaatttaatttatcaaaaaaaaaaaagcaaaatgaatttaagaaaatgttgaaaatttgagaaatatTTTTCTCCACAAATACAAATTTCATTCTAACACTTCACGTTTCGTAAGCGCAATATCGAATTGCTTTATGATAAAAACTAAAAGGCAGACAAGTGCCAAAAATAAGAGGCCTTCGTTATGGTTATCTTTATAACTCCCCCtttaaattcttcttttatttcttgatGGATGGCATataattttcacattttatatattaagtaCTATCTTATACTATCAAACgtgaaagaagaaagtaacATTTCACTAATGTCAGTGGTCTCTCAATTCGAATAACCTAACATGTTAAATTCAAAAGCACTCCTCAATTCTCATCTTACGAACGTGACttactttttttaaaatacttttctgatattaattaactaattagaATAAGATTTAACCATAACATATAAGtaacacatttttttatatggctttctattcaaaattttgacataTACCAAAGCTTAAGTATATAATCCGTGTGCAAATAAAACCCCAAATGCGAAAAAGGAAATTCCACTAAACAATGAGACTCCTATCATTTTCACTTTACGgattcatatacatatatagaaattgtAGGGCTTGTAATCATGATTGTAATATGAATTGGACTGCCTGTAATCAATCCAGAGTCATTCTACTTGACTGTGATAGTTATAATAATGAGCAACCAACTTATAATCATCATAAATTTCCAAGTTAGCTGATTAATTTTAAAGTACTAGATGGTAGGAAGAAAAATGGAACTATCAATCTTTTACTTAGTTAGTGTAAAATTCGTTGTCATTTGCGGTAAAAATTTATGACTCAGTATAACTTTGtaaaaaagatatttcaaaACTTGCGGTGTACGTGGAGAGAGATTTCATACGGTTAAAAGCACTTTTTGCttcgtttattttcttgaaatatttgttgttgtttgaccTAAATCCTAATGAATAATCAATGTAATATAAACAAAGTAAGTGATCTTTGGGATATATTCCAACAATACATGCAGTTTCAACATGTTACATATATACAGATAAACTATACTTAATAGTAGTATACAACAAAGTATCGCATGATTATTCTCCTAATCTTCGCATTTCGTTTCTACACAAAAGTCGCCGCAACATAACTCATGCAACGACAAAGCGGGATCGAGGGATAGAGAGAGCACACAACACAAAGAGCTGCCTTTGACTttttcaaaccctaaaccaaatTGACCGTAACGTCCATCAACAACACGTCCCCTCAACGTCCATCGTGATTACCTTTATTATTTCTTACCAAcaatatttttctgtttttttctttttacaaacACTAATTCTATACATTATCTTACAAGATTTACACTGCCTaaaacaaactaacaaaacatGTGTCTTCTAAGTGATAACAATGAAATTTTCTCACGTGTAACGTTTCATACTATAGTTTACGTACAAAAACAACTGAAATTGGCATAACAAATTGATTAGATATTTATTGGATCTATCATTCATCCACGAATTTTTGATAGTGAAGGTACTTAATTAACAAGTCGTTTtcaataataaacaaacaaaatgccATAGCTCGTGAACAAAGAAGCACAAAAGAAGAGCGTAcgtttcatttattttattaaattcaaaattttcaattcaattcattaatttattatcttttcttctccttcatgtCTTCTCTAACCTCTCCTCCCACTATACATCGTCCTtaacttttcctttttctcgtTCAAATGAATCCAATTCCTATAAagctttctttaatttttctctccTATTTAACCCAAACCCATTTCATATAACgtcaaaaaaaacattattaggTCTTCATTAACTCATCTccaagaaaacgaaaaaaaatggtttttgttAATGATCATCAAGATCGGTTCTGTTCTTCTACACGTAAGcagcttcctctgttttcatatCCAATGAATAACATTGCATATGAAACTACTCCGGGATTAGCTACACCTCCGGTTAACATCGCTGGATCTGTTCCTTTTCTTTGGGAAGAAGCTCCGGGAAAGCCTCGTCGTGTTAAAAAACCGGCGAGGTTGAATCAGAAAGGTGTCGTGAGAAGTCTTGAGCTTCCTCCGAGGTTAGTTTTACCCGGAGAATCAACGACGGTGAATGAGCCTTCTCCGACTACTGTTCTTGATGGTCCTTACGATTTACGTCGTCGTTCACTGTCGCTTCCGAGATCAGCGGCTGTTATTAGGAAGTTGAGAGGAGTTCCGGCGCCGGCGccggagaaagaagagagattggtTGGTGGGTCTAGTAGATGGGGAAGTTTTGGGAATTGTAAAGAGGTGTCTGAGGGTATTTTCGACTTTTCACGTTTTAGAGATGACGGTTATGATTGCCGGCGGGATTGGGCCGGTGGAGGAGGAGTTGGTAACTTCGCCGGAGACGCAAAAGTGAAACTTTATAGGATTATAAAGAAAGGAAGCTTTTTTAATCTCTCTCATACAACAAAGTCAGATTTTTGGGTAagtttttatcaaaagtttcatactttttcctaaatttctaacacttttttttaatttttggtttaacttGATGATTAAGTAATGATCACATTTTATTGGATGTTTCCGGATTATGAAGATTAACCTTTTCATTGgaatgttaatttttttgcaacaacaaaaagaaaaattattgtcaacatttttataataagcgattaaattttgtgtataatatacttttttttgggtacGTGAAGGAAGTAATAGTGTAACACAATTATTCCATAGTTAAAAATGCAGGCAAGGGTTTACGAAGGGTTTAAGCAAGTGATTCCATGGAAGCGTAAGCAAGAGAATCTGGAAAGAACAAACTCTTCCATTGTTTAAATATCGAATctctttaatatatatagtttgacGATATATACTAATTAGTCTTCTATTGTgtatactttattttatacaaTCTGTCAAGGAAAcactttatattataatttacaatGACAATTAGGGATTTCATGGTTgcacaaaaaaattgttttttattttatcttccatgcgttttctttttataagttgCTACTAAAATTGTATTGATACACggatttttgttaaaaaagatGCAGAGATAATTTGTTTAAAGTAATAATATGAACAAGAAAATCAGCCAAACATTATCACTGATGTGAAAAGagtaacaaaaatgaaacagggtttttataatatatcttTGTCTATATTTGACTTCGCTAGCTTGTGTAAATTTTGTCGAAGTTGTTAAAAAATGGCAGTTCAATTATAGAGTACACACTTTAATACAATCATTCTATTAATGCGTTTGtgaaattcaattttatgcaaatttataactttattCAACTCATCATTACTAATTCCattcatcaaaaataattgataaacAAGTTCAATGAGGAAAACCTAAAGAAACATTCCCTAGATAATCTAGATTGACCAATTGGGTCaacaagattaaaaaaaaacatcagtctaaaagaaaatgaaatcaataataatcatCACCAAgtgattttcttctcttataaTTGGCTTTGAAACAAGCTTGCCTTAGCTTCTTGGTTCCATCACTGAGTTCTGCATCAGGTTCTTGTTCAATAAGAAACCTATGTTCCTCCAAGTTCTTCACTTCCTCTTCCATTCCAACATTCTATCAccaaaaacatgaacaaacTATTAACCTTTCGAAATCAAGAACGTAATATAATAAAACCTAAAACGCTACTCGTGAATCACAAGCAAATgctattaataaattaatgttGTTGCACCTTGAGATTCTTTATAAG includes:
- a CDS encoding uncharacterized protein (unknown protein; CONTAINS InterPro DOMAIN/s: Protein of unknown function DUF688 (InterPro:IPR007789); BEST Arabidopsis thaliana protein match is: unknown protein (TAIR:AT4G27810.1); Has 1807 Blast hits to 1807 proteins in 277 species: Archae - 0; Bacteria - 0; Metazoa - 736; Fungi - 347; Plants - 385; Viruses - 0; Other Eukaryotes - 339 (source: NCBI BLink).); its protein translation is MVFVNDHQDRFCSSTRKQLPLFSYPMNNIAYETTPGLATPPVNIAGSVPFLWEEAPGKPRRVKKPARLNQKGVVRSLELPPRLVLPGESTTVNEPSPTTVLDGPYDLRRRSLSLPRSAAVIRKLRGVPAPAPEKEERLVGGSSRWGSFGNCKEVSEGIFDFSRFRDDGYDCRRDWAGGGGVGNFAGDAKVKLYRIIKKGSFFNLSHTTKSDFWLKMQARVYEGFKQVIPWKRKQENLERTNSSIV
- a CDS encoding uncharacterized protein (unknown protein; CONTAINS InterPro DOMAIN/s: Protein of unknown function DUF688 (InterPro:IPR007789); BEST Arabidopsis thaliana protein match is: unknown protein (TAIR:AT4G27810.1); Has 35333 Blast hits to 34131 proteins in 2444 species: Archae - 798; Bacteria - 22429; Metazoa - 974; Fungi - 991; Plants - 531; Viruses - 0; Other Eukaryotes - 9610 (source: NCBI BLink).), producing the protein MVFVNDHQDRFCSSTRKQLPLFSYPMNNIAYETTPGLATPPVNIAGSVPFLWEEAPGKPRRVKKPARLNQKGVVRSLELPPRLVLPGESTTVNEPSPTTVLDGPYDLRRRSLSLPRSAAVIRKLRGVPAPAPEKEERLVGGSSRWGSFGNCKEVSEGIFDFSRFRDDGYDCRRDWAGGGGVGNFAGDAKVKLYRIIKKGSFFNLSHTTKSDFWVSFYQKFHTFS